In Persicimonas caeni, a single window of DNA contains:
- a CDS encoding endonuclease domain-containing protein, which produces MQINKAHKKELLKRARTMRSNPTDAERLLWNRLRNKQLGGHKFRRQNVMAPYIVDFYCAAKKLVVEVDGDVHDEEGQQAKDETRDEFLEREYGVEVVRFGMCQDSCRV; this is translated from the coding sequence ATGCAGATCAACAAAGCCCACAAAAAAGAGCTCTTGAAGCGCGCGCGCACCATGCGCTCCAACCCCACCGACGCCGAGCGCTTGCTGTGGAATCGTCTACGCAACAAGCAACTCGGCGGCCACAAATTTCGCCGCCAGAACGTGATGGCGCCGTACATCGTCGACTTCTACTGCGCAGCAAAGAAGCTCGTCGTCGAGGTCGACGGCGACGTGCATGACGAGGAGGGCCAGCAGGCCAAGGACGAGACGCGCGATGAGTTTCTCGAGCGTGAGTATGGGGTCGAGGTGGTGCGTTTCGGTATGTGTCAAGATAGTTGTCGCGTCTGA
- a CDS encoding FIST signal transduction protein, translating into MSQSIFTSHTSAGDAAEAARELTSGFADADIAVAAFFCAPDHDIAAVGEQLVEALPDAQVIGCTTAGEFTGTASSTDGVSLFALSADAVADASAALIEFGDDVAADVEQAADAVADELGVSLREASADEYIGFVLIDGLSGKEEAVNRALGNVAPTLNFVGGSAGDNLAFEKTEVFCNGKSSASAAVILLAHMSAPFEVVKSCSFEPTDASLTITKADEDQRIVWEFDGKPAVEAYAEAVGVAPDAIDSSVFMSSPVGLMLGDEPWIRSPQQAVDGGGIKFYCSIKEGMQVSVMRSTDLVGETQTHVAQACDRLDGEPAGILAFNCILRRLELDADDAHEAFRESFPAPVAGFHTYGESWLGHINQTLTAVVFGG; encoded by the coding sequence ATGTCACAGTCCATCTTTACCTCGCACACCTCCGCCGGCGACGCCGCCGAAGCGGCTCGTGAACTCACCAGCGGCTTTGCAGACGCCGACATCGCCGTCGCCGCCTTCTTTTGCGCCCCCGACCACGACATCGCCGCGGTCGGCGAGCAGTTGGTCGAAGCGCTACCCGACGCGCAGGTCATCGGCTGCACGACCGCCGGCGAGTTTACCGGCACGGCCAGCAGCACCGACGGCGTCTCGCTATTCGCCTTGAGCGCCGACGCAGTCGCAGACGCCTCGGCCGCGCTCATCGAGTTCGGCGACGACGTCGCCGCCGACGTCGAGCAGGCCGCCGACGCGGTCGCCGACGAGCTGGGCGTATCGCTGCGTGAGGCCTCGGCCGACGAGTATATCGGCTTCGTGCTCATCGACGGCCTCTCCGGCAAGGAAGAGGCGGTCAACCGCGCCCTCGGCAACGTCGCCCCCACGCTGAACTTCGTGGGCGGCTCGGCCGGCGACAACCTGGCCTTCGAGAAGACCGAGGTCTTCTGCAACGGCAAGAGCAGCGCCTCGGCCGCCGTCATCCTGCTGGCGCACATGAGCGCGCCCTTCGAGGTGGTCAAAAGCTGCAGCTTCGAGCCCACCGACGCCTCGCTGACGATCACCAAAGCCGACGAAGACCAGCGCATCGTCTGGGAGTTCGACGGCAAGCCGGCCGTCGAAGCCTACGCCGAAGCCGTGGGCGTCGCCCCCGACGCCATCGACAGCTCGGTCTTCATGTCCTCGCCGGTAGGCCTGATGCTCGGCGACGAGCCCTGGATCCGCAGCCCGCAACAAGCGGTCGACGGCGGCGGCATCAAGTTCTACTGCAGCATCAAAGAGGGCATGCAAGTCTCAGTGATGCGCTCGACCGACCTGGTCGGCGAGACCCAAACCCACGTCGCCCAAGCCTGCGACCGCCTCGACGGCGAGCCGGCGGGCATCCTGGCGTTCAACTGCATCCTGCGCCGCCTCGAGCTCGACGCCGACGACGCCCACGAGGCGTTCCGCGAGTCGTTCCCGGCGCCGGTGGCGGGTTTTCATACGTACGGTGAGAGCTGGTTGGGGCATATCAACCAGACGTTGACTGCGGTGGTGTTTGGGGGGTGA
- a CDS encoding IS3 family transposase gives MIAEAVSHGARQAQACRTLGISERTIQRWRKDPQAEDARQGPHSRCAHALTDEERAQVVAIATGREFCDVSPRQIVCSLADRGEYVASESTFYRVLREEKMMTHRQPSRPPKPRPKPELVAASPGQVWVWDITYLPTQVRGRFVYLYWIMDLFSRKIVGFSVEDQESMELSSRLIEKTILAEQVEASGLCIHADNGAAMKGSTLLATLERLEVAASFSRPGVSNDNPHCESSFRTLKYRPGYPKKPLDGVHEWSEWVEAFVRWYNTEHYHSGIGWVTPEQRHAGEDVELLQRRQKLYEQARQKNPARWSRRPRGWTRPEEVRLAPLNLQET, from the coding sequence ATGATCGCAGAGGCGGTCTCCCACGGCGCGCGTCAGGCCCAGGCCTGTCGGACCCTGGGCATCAGCGAGCGCACCATACAGCGGTGGCGAAAAGACCCGCAGGCCGAGGACGCTCGCCAGGGACCCCACAGTCGGTGTGCGCACGCGCTCACCGACGAGGAGCGAGCACAGGTGGTCGCCATCGCCACAGGTCGTGAATTCTGTGATGTGAGCCCCCGGCAGATCGTATGCAGCCTGGCCGACCGGGGCGAGTATGTCGCCAGCGAGTCGACATTTTACCGCGTGTTGCGCGAAGAGAAGATGATGACCCACCGCCAGCCAAGCCGGCCGCCGAAGCCCAGGCCGAAGCCCGAATTAGTGGCCGCCAGCCCCGGCCAGGTCTGGGTGTGGGATATCACATACTTGCCCACCCAGGTACGCGGCCGGTTTGTCTACCTTTACTGGATCATGGACTTGTTCAGCCGCAAGATCGTCGGCTTTAGCGTCGAAGACCAAGAATCGATGGAGCTGTCGAGCCGCCTCATTGAAAAGACGATCCTCGCCGAACAGGTCGAGGCGAGCGGACTTTGCATCCACGCCGACAACGGGGCTGCGATGAAGGGCTCGACGCTTCTGGCGACGCTGGAGCGCCTGGAGGTGGCCGCTTCGTTTAGCCGCCCGGGCGTCTCCAACGACAACCCTCACTGCGAATCGAGCTTTCGCACGCTCAAATACCGGCCTGGCTACCCCAAAAAGCCGCTCGACGGCGTGCATGAATGGTCTGAGTGGGTCGAGGCGTTTGTCCGCTGGTACAACACCGAGCACTATCACAGCGGGATCGGCTGGGTGACCCCCGAGCAGCGCCACGCGGGCGAAGACGTCGAGCTGCTACAAAGACGCCAAAAGCTCTATGAACAGGCGCGCCAAAAGAATCCCGCACGCTGGAGTCGAAGGCCGCGAGGATGGACGCGCCCCGAAGAGGTGCGGCTTGCGCCGCTCAATTTACAAGAGACGTAG
- a CDS encoding transposase — MSPYPKELKERLVRRMLDEKISPESLAELSGVGKTTLWRWRKAALDGALRAEAKPESAPERRSSAEKLRLVMAAEALEGKEFGAFLREEGVHTSDLRRWRAQMYEGLDGRTRAKKEATQKLRQAQRDKRELESELRRKEAALAETAALLVLSKKARRLWGDEDAPMIGKSDKSSST, encoded by the coding sequence ATGAGTCCATATCCTAAAGAGCTAAAAGAGCGTCTTGTTCGACGGATGCTCGACGAAAAGATCAGCCCGGAGAGCCTGGCCGAGCTGAGCGGCGTGGGCAAGACGACGCTTTGGCGGTGGAGAAAGGCGGCGCTCGATGGTGCCTTGCGTGCTGAGGCAAAGCCAGAGTCGGCACCCGAGAGACGCTCTTCGGCCGAAAAGCTGCGTCTTGTGATGGCCGCCGAGGCGCTCGAGGGCAAGGAGTTTGGCGCTTTCCTGCGCGAGGAAGGAGTGCATACAAGCGACCTTCGACGCTGGAGAGCGCAGATGTACGAGGGGCTTGATGGACGCACCAGGGCCAAGAAGGAGGCCACCCAGAAGCTGCGCCAGGCCCAACGGGACAAGCGCGAACTCGAAAGCGAGCTTCGCCGAAAGGAGGCCGCGCTGGCCGAGACGGCCGCCTTGTTGGTGCTCTCAAAAAAGGCGCGCCGGTTGTGGGGGGACGAGGACGCTCCCATGATCGGCAAGAGCGACAAGTCATCCTCGACATGA
- a CDS encoding flagellin N-terminal helical domain-containing protein encodes MRVTEHNKYLSLVDRLRTNQSRLQETIEQISSGKQVNRPSDDPVAAAMLSRIEAADARQKAYLEVNARVREEMQAADAALGNADDIMVRVKELTVQMASGLKSQAVLDGGADEIAEMREALVQTINTKHQGRYLFGGIADGQPPYDAGGYVGSTRLREVEVAPTTKIEQLSGAEAFAGNIDIPFVLDQLEQALRAGDQDAARALITDIDGSIEQLNHSRQIAGSRLDALDHAAAFSEAISFQSEVDASRLESTDVAEAASRLESITSALQATAEVAGRLKSSDLLMKL; translated from the coding sequence ATGCGTGTCACCGAACATAACAAGTACTTGTCGTTGGTCGACCGGCTGCGCACCAATCAGTCGCGGCTTCAAGAGACGATCGAGCAGATTTCGAGCGGCAAGCAGGTCAATCGACCCAGCGACGATCCGGTCGCCGCGGCGATGTTGTCGCGCATCGAGGCCGCCGATGCTCGCCAGAAGGCGTATCTGGAGGTCAACGCCCGGGTGCGCGAGGAGATGCAGGCCGCCGACGCCGCGCTGGGCAACGCCGACGACATCATGGTGCGCGTCAAAGAGTTGACCGTGCAGATGGCCAGCGGGCTCAAGTCGCAGGCCGTGCTCGACGGCGGGGCCGACGAGATCGCCGAGATGCGCGAGGCGCTCGTGCAGACGATCAACACCAAGCATCAGGGGCGGTATCTGTTCGGCGGCATCGCCGACGGCCAGCCGCCGTACGACGCCGGCGGCTACGTGGGGAGCACGCGGCTTCGCGAGGTCGAGGTCGCGCCGACGACCAAGATCGAGCAGCTCTCGGGCGCCGAGGCGTTCGCCGGGAACATCGACATCCCCTTCGTGCTCGACCAACTCGAGCAGGCGCTGCGCGCCGGCGACCAGGACGCCGCCCGCGCGCTGATCACCGACATCGACGGCTCCATCGAGCAGCTCAACCACTCTCGCCAGATCGCCGGCAGCCGCCTCGACGCGCTCGACCACGCCGCCGCCTTCTCCGAGGCGATCTCCTTCCAGAGTGAGGTCGACGCCTCGCGCCTCGAGTCGACCGACGTCGCCGAGGCCGCCTCACGCCTCGAGTCGATCACCTCCGCGCTGCAAGCCACCGCCGAGGTGGCCGGACGGCTCAAGTCGTCCGACCTGCTTATGAAACTCTAA
- a CDS encoding 4-vinyl reductase: MSRVLSTPKQAPHGRTLVAGEPTLFHCNHYNYWLQKTLLLPTDLKMGEVIRDAAASVAHAWVSNAREELGFEDAAGALQFAADAFAQHGFGTIDFSEADADGGTVRTPTSHYGQCFRSIVDGDFAEPQTYFDQGYAAGAVAAAYGLDAGAFAARCEQCMALGAEEGVIALVRRDEPADSFNSPGEGKGSGQEPPPQSEHTNVDEAAVLEALAGLDFSGNEEGLIPRFGVMLTHHFANFYDRISFEFVRRMGDTGLLEYGEQLLVDAGYRCAFNTFGGIMTSAEWDAVVRPQCETREDWVHGMVAVVNALGWGVWRVHELSEDKLVVRIWDDYESRGWLGMYGEADRPICYLAQGGAAGIMNLVYTGGIADGPTLDEDYFKEIFESEDRYVAEQTKCMAQGDDFSEIVVTKEG, from the coding sequence ATGTCACGCGTTCTATCCACCCCCAAGCAAGCCCCCCACGGCCGCACTTTGGTGGCCGGCGAGCCCACCCTCTTTCACTGCAATCACTACAACTACTGGCTGCAGAAGACCCTGCTCCTCCCCACCGATCTGAAGATGGGAGAGGTCATCCGCGACGCGGCGGCCTCGGTGGCGCACGCCTGGGTTAGCAACGCTCGCGAGGAGTTGGGCTTCGAAGACGCCGCCGGCGCGCTGCAATTCGCCGCCGATGCGTTCGCCCAACACGGCTTCGGCACGATCGACTTCTCGGAAGCGGACGCCGACGGCGGTACGGTGCGCACCCCGACGTCCCACTACGGCCAATGCTTCCGAAGCATCGTCGACGGCGACTTCGCCGAGCCGCAGACCTACTTCGACCAGGGCTACGCCGCCGGCGCCGTCGCCGCAGCCTACGGGCTCGACGCCGGGGCCTTCGCCGCGCGCTGCGAGCAGTGCATGGCGCTGGGCGCCGAGGAAGGCGTCATCGCGCTGGTGCGCCGTGACGAGCCTGCCGACAGCTTCAACTCGCCGGGCGAAGGCAAGGGCTCGGGCCAAGAGCCGCCGCCCCAAAGCGAGCACACCAACGTCGACGAAGCCGCCGTACTCGAGGCGCTCGCCGGCCTCGACTTCAGCGGCAACGAAGAGGGATTGATCCCGCGCTTCGGCGTGATGCTCACCCACCACTTCGCCAACTTCTACGACCGGATCTCGTTCGAGTTCGTCCGACGCATGGGCGACACCGGCCTGCTCGAGTACGGCGAGCAGCTCCTGGTCGACGCAGGCTACCGCTGCGCGTTCAACACCTTCGGCGGCATCATGACCAGCGCCGAGTGGGATGCGGTCGTACGCCCGCAGTGCGAGACCCGAGAGGATTGGGTCCACGGCATGGTCGCCGTGGTCAACGCGCTGGGCTGGGGTGTGTGGCGCGTGCACGAGCTCAGCGAGGACAAGCTGGTCGTGCGCATCTGGGACGACTACGAGAGCCGCGGCTGGCTGGGCATGTACGGCGAGGCCGACCGCCCCATCTGCTACCTGGCACAGGGCGGCGCCGCCGGCATCATGAACTTGGTCTACACCGGCGGCATCGCCGACGGCCCCACGCTCGACGAGGACTACTTCAAGGAGATCTTCGAGTCCGAAGATCGCTACGTCGCCGAGCAGACCAAGTGCATGGCGCAGGGCGATGATTTCAGCGAAATCGTCGTCACCAAAGAGGGCTGA
- a CDS encoding flagellar basal body P-ring protein FlgI gives MKQLTHIIAFLLALLVMLPADAEAVRIKDIAYVQGVRENQLLGYGLVVGLDGTGDVGRSALTVQSTASMLSRMGIKVDKKKLQTKNVAAVMVTAQLPPFAQSGQKLDVTVSSMGNARSLKGGTLLMSPLRGPDGKIYAMAQGSVSVGGYSASGVGGNSVTKNHVTAGRIPDGALVERSVALDLSQKTEIRLILHQADFTTAVGIARTVSELFAEDEPAQDANAQPDPNAQQDPNAQPAEESDKPEPFQGIASATDASTVRVKVPDNFSDHVPQFIAILERIDVQRSTVAKVIINERTGTVVLGGDVTLGPVAIAHGNLNVAISTDYRASQPNALGAGQTTVTPDSDVSANEQDRALRVVAPEATIGDVVAGLNALGATPRDLVAILQAIKSAGALNAKLVIQ, from the coding sequence ATGAAGCAATTGACTCACATAATCGCCTTCCTCCTCGCGTTGCTGGTCATGCTGCCGGCCGACGCCGAAGCCGTGCGCATCAAGGATATCGCGTATGTGCAGGGCGTGCGTGAGAACCAGCTTCTGGGCTACGGCCTGGTCGTCGGCCTCGACGGCACCGGCGACGTGGGTCGCTCGGCGCTGACGGTGCAGTCGACCGCCTCGATGCTCAGCCGCATGGGCATCAAGGTCGACAAGAAAAAGCTGCAGACCAAAAACGTCGCCGCGGTCATGGTGACCGCCCAGCTGCCGCCGTTTGCGCAGTCGGGCCAGAAGCTCGACGTGACTGTCTCGAGCATGGGCAACGCGCGCAGCCTCAAGGGCGGCACGCTGCTGATGTCGCCGCTTCGCGGGCCCGACGGCAAGATCTACGCGATGGCCCAGGGCTCGGTGTCGGTGGGGGGCTACTCGGCGAGCGGCGTCGGGGGCAACTCGGTGACCAAGAACCACGTGACCGCCGGGCGCATCCCCGACGGCGCGCTCGTCGAGCGCAGCGTGGCGCTGGACCTGTCGCAGAAGACCGAGATCCGGCTGATCTTGCACCAGGCCGACTTCACCACCGCCGTAGGCATCGCGCGCACCGTCAGCGAGCTGTTCGCCGAGGACGAGCCCGCGCAGGATGCGAATGCCCAGCCCGATCCCAACGCTCAGCAGGACCCGAACGCTCAGCCCGCCGAAGAGAGCGACAAGCCCGAGCCGTTCCAGGGCATCGCAAGCGCGACCGACGCGTCGACGGTGCGGGTAAAAGTTCCGGACAATTTTTCCGACCACGTCCCGCAGTTCATCGCCATCCTCGAGCGCATCGACGTGCAGCGAAGCACGGTCGCCAAGGTGATCATCAACGAGCGCACCGGCACGGTGGTCTTGGGCGGCGACGTCACCCTGGGTCCGGTGGCCATCGCCCACGGCAACCTGAACGTGGCCATCTCGACCGACTACCGCGCCTCCCAGCCCAACGCGCTGGGCGCGGGGCAGACGACGGTGACGCCCGACTCGGACGTGTCGGCCAACGAGCAGGACCGCGCGCTTCGGGTGGTCGCGCCGGAGGCGACCATCGGCGATGTGGTGGCCGGACTCAACGCTTTGGGCGCCACGCCTCGCGACCTGGTCGCGATCTTGCAGGCAATCAAGTCGGCCGGAGCCCTCAACGCCAAACTGGTTATCCAGTAA
- the flgM gene encoding flagellar biosynthesis anti-sigma factor FlgM: MKIINLNNTPSTRVNKAGGSEKAAEVQSETGEQNAANARDSVDVSASRHLNELTDIAMQSPVDDVAFEELKAAIRSGEYKPDLQGLADRMLGDGAAIEILGDS, encoded by the coding sequence ATGAAAATCATCAATCTGAATAACACGCCCTCCACGCGCGTGAACAAAGCCGGCGGCTCTGAGAAAGCCGCAGAGGTGCAAAGCGAGACTGGCGAGCAAAATGCCGCCAACGCACGCGACTCGGTGGACGTGAGTGCTTCTCGTCATCTCAACGAGTTGACCGACATTGCCATGCAATCGCCGGTCGACGACGTCGCCTTCGAAGAGCTCAAGGCCGCGATCCGCTCGGGTGAGTACAAGCCCGACTTGCAGGGCCTGGCCGATCGGATGCTCGGTGACGGTGCTGCCATCGAAATCTTGGGCGACAGTTGA
- the flgN gene encoding flagellar export chaperone FlgN — MNTSTDTMQIFDTKHVEALEAVLARAEARLVELTECLQKEREYVTVFDVGSLLSTLDRKRGLLEGFERDGAERRTALSRLWNDAGRDQASLPESMPDALRGLAAQADPELSSKLGDKADRFEALVDVVTELNSVNQSLVSRSLSWIEAYIGEISGAAASTTYNANGRMKRRSLSAIRSKI, encoded by the coding sequence ATGAATACCTCGACGGATACCATGCAGATTTTCGATACCAAGCACGTTGAAGCCCTCGAAGCGGTTCTCGCTCGCGCCGAGGCACGTCTGGTGGAGCTGACCGAATGTCTGCAAAAAGAGCGTGAGTACGTCACCGTCTTCGACGTGGGCAGCCTGTTGAGCACGCTCGATCGCAAGCGCGGCCTGCTGGAAGGCTTCGAGCGCGACGGCGCCGAGCGCCGCACCGCGCTGAGCCGGCTGTGGAACGACGCCGGCCGCGACCAGGCGAGCCTGCCCGAGTCGATGCCCGACGCGCTGCGCGGGCTCGCCGCTCAGGCCGACCCGGAGCTGAGCAGCAAGCTAGGCGACAAAGCCGATCGTTTCGAAGCCCTGGTCGACGTGGTCACCGAGCTGAACTCTGTGAACCAGTCGCTGGTGAGCCGCTCTCTGAGCTGGATCGAAGCGTATATCGGCGAGATCAGCGGCGCCGCTGCGTCGACCACCTACAACGCCAACGGGCGCATGAAACGACGCTCGCTGAGCGCGATCAGGAGTAAAATCTGA
- the flgK gene encoding flagellar hook-associated protein FlgK produces the protein MSSVGNLLSLGRTALLSHQSRMETVQNNIANASTPGYRRQRVELTTLGGAYANPELRGVQVGAQESVRAPFIDRQLAHHRGEFGYQAARIEAESIVEAALNPGNGQDLASQVDSFFSSLRNLSSNPSGAIERQDFIESAQEMTRRFSRTRKAMADQQDQIFTGMQARVDSLNGDLEQIAQLDGRIKQAVQAGQHAGELIDKRDRLIAGVSEQISVDVVPREAGTIQLIDKSGAALVEAGKARTLQVERTAAGELQLLLDGGAAAPRKLDTPGGGLGGLLDSHNELLAGQIADLDQLAYDFANEFNAVHGAGVGTDGVGGRDFFVPLGSPDGAARNLQVSSLVTTNPDALATAADPAGVPGGNGNIEQMLTLQDAALSSGNTLRQGSRGVAIAVGKSVASASNMAEAASASLAQLESLEASVSGVSLEEEMVAMTQAQRAFEASMKLIQVGDEMFDTILSIKR, from the coding sequence ATGAGTTCGGTCGGAAATCTACTCTCGCTGGGCCGCACCGCTCTGCTCAGCCACCAGAGTCGGATGGAGACCGTCCAGAATAATATTGCCAATGCATCTACGCCCGGATACCGACGTCAACGCGTCGAGCTGACCACCCTGGGCGGCGCCTACGCCAACCCCGAGCTTCGCGGGGTGCAAGTCGGCGCACAAGAGTCTGTCCGCGCCCCCTTCATCGACCGCCAGCTCGCCCATCATCGCGGCGAATTCGGCTACCAGGCCGCCCGCATCGAGGCCGAATCGATCGTCGAGGCCGCCCTCAACCCCGGCAACGGCCAGGACCTCGCCTCGCAAGTCGACAGCTTCTTCTCGAGCCTTCGCAACTTGTCGTCGAACCCCTCGGGCGCCATCGAGCGCCAGGACTTTATCGAGTCGGCCCAGGAGATGACCCGGCGCTTCTCGCGTACGCGAAAGGCGATGGCCGACCAGCAGGACCAGATCTTTACGGGGATGCAGGCGCGCGTCGACTCGCTCAACGGCGACCTCGAGCAGATCGCCCAGCTCGACGGACGCATCAAGCAAGCCGTGCAGGCCGGCCAGCACGCCGGCGAACTCATCGACAAGCGCGATCGGCTCATCGCCGGCGTCTCCGAGCAGATCTCGGTCGACGTCGTCCCCCGCGAGGCGGGCACCATCCAGCTCATCGACAAGAGCGGCGCGGCGCTGGTCGAAGCCGGCAAGGCGCGCACGCTGCAGGTCGAGCGCACCGCGGCCGGCGAGCTGCAGCTCCTGCTCGACGGGGGCGCGGCCGCCCCGCGCAAACTCGACACGCCCGGCGGCGGCCTGGGCGGCCTGCTCGACTCGCACAACGAGCTACTCGCCGGCCAGATCGCCGACCTCGACCAGCTCGCCTACGACTTCGCCAACGAGTTCAACGCCGTACACGGGGCCGGCGTAGGCACCGACGGCGTGGGCGGGCGCGACTTCTTCGTGCCCCTCGGCTCGCCCGACGGCGCCGCGCGCAACCTGCAGGTCAGCTCGCTGGTCACCACGAACCCCGACGCATTGGCCACCGCCGCCGACCCGGCGGGCGTGCCCGGCGGCAACGGCAATATCGAGCAGATGCTGACGCTCCAAGACGCCGCGCTCAGCTCCGGCAACACCCTGCGCCAGGGCAGCCGCGGCGTGGCGATCGCAGTAGGCAAATCCGTCGCGTCCGCCTCCAACATGGCCGAAGCCGCCTCGGCGAGCCTCGCCCAGCTCGAAAGCCTGGAAGCGTCGGTCTCGGGCGTCTCCCTCGAAGAGGAGATGGTCGCGATGACGCAGGCCCAGAGGGCCTTCGAGGCGTCGATGAAGTTGATTCAGGTGGGTGATGAGATGTTTGATACGATCCTGTCGATCAAGAGGTAG
- a CDS encoding flagellar biosynthesis protein FlgI, which produces MSTMNLSAIQQLQLTQRAQLSGEAGAVGKSGERPNTERSEKMREAAKEFEAIFARQLFKQMNQSSAMGADKQLAGEFYQDMLSERVADMAADRGELGIARLLERAWGLSDETEKKGNNF; this is translated from the coding sequence ATGAGCACGATGAACCTGAGCGCCATCCAACAACTGCAGCTTACCCAGCGCGCCCAGCTGAGCGGCGAGGCCGGCGCTGTGGGCAAAAGTGGCGAGCGACCAAACACCGAGCGATCGGAGAAGATGCGCGAGGCCGCCAAAGAGTTCGAGGCAATTTTTGCCCGCCAACTCTTCAAGCAGATGAACCAATCGTCGGCGATGGGCGCCGACAAACAATTGGCCGGAGAGTTCTATCAGGATATGCTCTCCGAGCGCGTCGCCGACATGGCCGCCGACCGAGGAGAGCTTGGAATCGCTCGGCTTTTGGAGCGAGCCTGGGGCCTTTCGGACGAAACGGAAAAAAAGGGAAATAATTTTTAA
- a CDS encoding cysteine desulfurase family protein, which produces MTINLDCNASTPLDPRVRETLLQHLGAAFGNPSSVGHSYGMRARHSVELAREQVAHVVAAEPTDVIFTSGATESNNLALGGLAEFGRQSNKRHILTTAIEHKSVLGPLSALHGDDFDVELLPVGPNGRLDPQMVMRHLRDETLVVSVMGANNETGVRQPVAELAELLADRDCFFHVDAAQSFGKDLEALRHPGIDLISATAHKIYGPQGVGALIARGLADKRVPLTPVLHGGGQEGGLRPGTQPTALIAAFGKAAALAVEEADARNAVCAQFRLRLLDVLSLSGLRPRINGDLRHVQPHVLNVTIPHLDADLAVALLTSQVAVSTGAACTHNTSGPSHVLEAMGRAPADLASTLRFSWCRETPEPNWDWLVSTLREAVCEPVEVEVRRGREFLRKVG; this is translated from the coding sequence ATGACCATCAACCTCGACTGCAACGCATCCACGCCCCTCGACCCGCGCGTCCGCGAAACCCTCCTCCAACACCTCGGCGCCGCCTTCGGCAACCCCTCCAGCGTCGGTCACAGCTACGGCATGCGGGCGCGCCACAGCGTGGAGCTCGCCCGCGAGCAAGTCGCCCACGTGGTCGCTGCCGAGCCGACCGACGTCATCTTCACGAGCGGGGCGACCGAGAGTAATAACCTGGCTCTCGGTGGTCTGGCCGAGTTCGGCCGCCAGTCGAACAAACGCCACATTTTGACGACCGCCATCGAGCACAAGTCGGTGCTCGGCCCCTTGAGCGCGCTGCACGGCGACGACTTCGACGTCGAGCTGCTGCCGGTGGGCCCCAACGGCCGCCTCGACCCGCAGATGGTGATGCGTCACCTGCGCGACGAGACGTTGGTGGTGTCGGTCATGGGCGCCAACAACGAAACGGGCGTGCGCCAACCGGTCGCCGAGCTCGCCGAGCTCCTGGCCGACCGCGACTGCTTCTTCCACGTCGACGCAGCCCAATCCTTCGGCAAGGACCTCGAGGCGCTGCGCCACCCCGGCATCGACCTCATCAGCGCCACGGCCCACAAGATCTACGGCCCCCAGGGCGTCGGCGCCCTCATCGCCCGCGGCCTCGCCGACAAGCGCGTCCCCCTCACCCCGGTGCTACACGGCGGCGGCCAAGAGGGCGGCCTGCGCCCGGGCACCCAACCAACGGCCCTCATCGCCGCATTCGGCAAAGCCGCCGCCCTCGCCGTCGAAGAAGCCGACGCCCGCAACGCCGTCTGCGCCCAATTCCGCCTGCGCCTGCTCGACGTCCTCAGCCTCAGCGGGCTGCGCCCCCGCATCAACGGCGACTTGCGCCACGTCCAACCCCACGTCCTCAACGTCACCATCCCCCACCTCGACGCCGACCTGGCCGTCGCCCTGCTCACCTCGCAGGTCGCCGTGTCGACCGGCGCGGCCTGCACCCACAACACCAGCGGCCCGAGCCACGTCCTCGAGGCGATGGGCCGCGCCCCGGCGGATCTGGCGAGCACGCTCAGGTTCTCGTGGTGTCGGGAGACGCCGGAGCCGAATTGGGATTGGTTGGTGTCGACGTTGCGGGAGGCGGTGTGTGAGCCGGTGGAGGTGGAGGTGCGGCGTGGGAGGGAGTTTTTGCGGAAGGTGGGGTGA